The DNA region GGCGTGCAGACGCTGGGGCAGCTGATCGTCCGGGACCGCTCCGGCTTCGCCGTGCCGGCCGTGCGGATCGCCGACCGGCCCCGCTTCGGGTATCGCGGAGTCATGCTCGATGTGGCGCGGCACTTCTTCGGCGTCGAGACCGTCAAGGCGTACATCGATCGGGCCGCCGCGCTGAAATTCAACGCGCTGCACCTGCATCTCACCGACGATCAGGGCTGGCGCATCCACTTGGACTCGCGGCCGAGGCTGACCGAGTTCGCCGCCGGGACTGCGGTGGGCGGCGACGTCGGCGGCTTCTATTCGACGGCGGACTACCGCGAGATCGTTCGGTACGCGGCATCCCGGCACATGATCGTGGTCCCTGAGGTCGACCTGCCCGGTCACACGCACGCCGTCGGGCTGGCCTACCCGGACCTGGTCGAGCCGCCCGACCCGGACCATCCCCCCGGCCACGAGGACGCGCCGCCGCCGGCAGCGGTCCCCTACACCGGCACGGACGTCGGATTCTCATCGCTGAAGATCCGCGACGAGGCCACCTACGACTTCGTCGCCGACGTGGTGGGAGAGCTGGCCGCGATGACCCCCGGGCCGTATCTGCACATCGGCGGAGACGAGGCACTGCGCACCGATCCGGGTGACTTCGGGCTGTTCATGGCACGCGCCACCGGCATCGTCGCGGATCTGGGCAAGATTCCGGTGACCTGGCACGAGGCCGGTGCGGCGGGCGGCATCGACCCGAGCACCGTCGGCCAGTACTGGGGGTTCACGACCCCCGCCGACGGGATGGCCGACGCGGCGCGCGCCTTCGCCCGCGATGCCGCCGGTGTCATCCTCTCCCCCGCCGATGCCGTGTACCTGGACATGAAGGACGACCCGGCCAGCCCGCTGGGGCTCATCTGGGCAAACGGCCCGACCAGCGTCGAGCGCGCCTATTCGTGGGAGCCGACCTCGATCATCGCCGGCGTGGGCGAGGACGACATCGTCGGCGTGGAGGCGCCGATGTGGACCGAGACGATCCGGACGCTGGAGGACATCGATCGGATGGCCTTCCCGCGGATCGCCGCTGCGGCCGAGGTGGCCTGGTCCGCACAGAACGGCGAGCTACGCACGTGGGAGTCGTTCCGATCGCGCGTGGGCACGCTCGGACCGCTGTGGACGAGCCTGGGCATCCGCTTCCATCCCTCCGGCGAGATCCCGTGGAGCACCGATTGAGCACGCTCATCCACTCCGTCCGGCTGGTGGATGCCGGGCGCATCGTGGAGTCCGGATGGGTGCGCTTCGAGGCGGACCGGGTGATCGCCCGCGGCGCCGGCGACGAATGGCGCAGCTTCGCCGAGCCGGGCGATGTCGTCTGCGACGGGGAGCGCGCCGCGGGAGCCGGCGCGACGCTGACCCCGGGTTTCATCGACATCCACGGCCACGGCGGCGCCGGCGAGTCCTACGACGACGGGCCGGACGGCATCCGGGCCGCGCGAGCGCTGCACCGCGCGCACGGCACCACCCGCGCGGTGATCTCGCTGGTGACCGCCCCGCCCGAGACGTTGCAGCGGCGGGCGGCGATGGTCGCGGACCTGATGCAGACGGATGCGGACATCCTCGGCTCGCACCTCGAGGGCCCCTTCCTGTCCGCCGGATACCGGGGCGCCCACGAGGGCACGCTGCTGCGCCCGCCGGATGCGGACACCGTGACGGGCCTGCTGTCGGCGGGCCGGGGCACGATCCGGCAGGTGACCATCGCCCCCGACCTGCCCGGCGCACTCGATGCGATCCGGATGGTGGTCGACGCTGGCGCGGTAGCGGCCGTCGGACACACCGGCGCGGACTTCGATCTGGCGCGCGCGGCGTTCGACGCCGGTGCGACGATCCTCACCCACGCTTTCAACGCGATGCCGCCCCTGCATCACCGTGATCCGGGTCCGGTCGCCGCCGCGGCAGCCGACCCCAGGGTGACGCTCGAGGTGATCGCAGACGGTGTGCATCTGCACCCCGCGCTGGTGCGCATCGCCTTCGCCCTCGCCCCCGGGCGGGTCGCGCTGGTCACCGATGCGATGGCGGCCGCGGGCAGCGGCGATGGACGCTACACGCTTGGATCGCTCGGAGTCGACGTCGCGGGCGGCATCGCCCGGCTCTCCGGCGGCGGAGCGATCGCCGGTTCGACGTTGACGCAGGATGCCGCGCTGCGCTGCGCCGTGGCCGCCGGGGTTCCGCTGGCCGAGGCGGTGGCGGCCCTCACCGCAGTGCCCGCGCGGGCCGTCGGCCGCGCCCACCACCTCGGATCGCTGCGCGCCGGCATGACGGCCGATGCGGTCCTGCTCTCGCGAGCGCTCGAGACGGTCGCGGTGTGGACGGGCGGCATCCGGGACTGAGGAGCCCGCGGGGCGGTGCACGGCCCGCCGTAGAATGGACGCATGTCCGACAGTCCCCGCGTGCGGCCGGCCGCTCCCCGCGAGCCAGGCACTCGCGCCCCCCTCTCCGCGATCGACGTGCTGGCGCTCCTCTGCGAGCTGTTCGCCTTCATCAGCCTCGCGATCTGGGGCTTCGCCGCATGGCAGTTCCCGTGGAACATCGTCATCGGAATCGGCGCGCCCGTGCTGGCCATCCTGACCTGGGCGCTGTTCGTCTCCCCCCGCGCGGTGTTCGAGGTGCACCCGTTCGTCCGCGCCGTGGTCGAGCTCCTGGTCTACGTGTCCGCGACGCTGGCCTGGTGGAGTCTGGGCCTGACGTGGGTCGGGCTGGTCTTCGGCGTGGTCGCGGTGACCGCCGGCGTCCTGGCCGGGCGGCGACGACTCGCGTGAGCGCCGAGCCCGACGTCGTCGGTCTGCTGCGCGCGGCTCTCGGTGACCGGGTCGACACGTCGGAGGCGGCACGGGAAGGGGCACGCGCCGACAAGTCCGGCCACGCGGCATCCGGAGCCCCGCTCGCGGTCGTGCACGCGCACTCGGTCGCCGACGTACAGGCGACCCTGCGGATCGCGACCGCGACCCGCACGCCGGTCGTCCCGCGCGGCGCCGGAACCGGGCTGGCCGGCGCCGCGAATGCGGGTGCCGGTGAGATCGCACTGTCCCTGCGCGGCATGGACCGCATCCTCGAGGTACGCCCGGACGACCTGCTCGCGGTCGTCGAGCCGGGCATCCTGAACGCCGACCTGAACGCCGTCCTCGCCGAGCACGGCCTGTGGTGGGCGCCGGACCCGGCCAGCCGCGCGATCTCGACCGTCGGCGGGAACATCGCCACCGGCGCGGGCGGGCTGCTGTGCGCGAAATACGGCGTGGTCCGCGATGCCGTGCTCGGCGTGGATCTGGTGCTGGCCGACGGGCGGCTGCTGAAGCTCGGCCATCGCACCGTCAAGGGTGTGACCGGCCTGGATCTGACCTCGCTCGTCATCGGATCCGAAGGCACCCTCGGGGTCGTCGTCGGCGCGACGCTGAAGCTGCGCCGGCTCGTTCCCGGTGAGGTGTGCACGCTCGCCGCGACCTTCGGGAGTGTCCGGGCAGCGGCCGAAGCGTCTGCCGCGGTGACCGCCTCCGGTGTTCAGCCGGCGATCATGGAACTGATGGATGCCGCGTCCCTCGCGGCGGTCCACGCCCTGCTCCGGTTGGATCCGCCGACGCCCGGCGCCGCTCAGCTGACCATCCAGACCGATGGGCCTGCGGCCGTCGCCGAGTGCGACGCGATCGCCGCGGTGCTGCGGGCGGCCGGCGGAACGGTGATCGTCTCGCGCGACCGGGAGGAGGGCGAGCGTCTGCTCACGATCCGTCGCTCGATGCACCCCGCCATGGAGACGCTCGGCACCGCCCTGATCGAGGACATCTCGGTCCCCCGCAGCGCGCTGCCGGCGATGTTCGACGAGATCGCCCGCGTGGAGCGGGAGCACGGTGTCGCCATCCCGACCGTCGCGCACGCGGGGGACGGAAACCTGCACCCGAACTTCGTGTTCGCGGCGCAGCCCGATGCCGCCGGCATCGTCGAGGTGCCGGCGTTCATCTGGGATGCCGCGGACGACCTGTTCCGCGCCGCTCTCCGCCTGGGTGGCACGCTGACCGGCGAGCACGGCGTGGGTGTGCTCAAGAGCCGATGGCTGGCCGATGAGCTGGGCGCGGACCAGTGGGATTTGCAGCGTCGGATCACACGCGCATTCGACCCGCTCGGCATTTTGAATCCCGGGAAGGTGTTCGCGCCGTGACGGCTCCGCTCATCTTCGTCAGCGCCGCCGTGATCACGGATGCCGCCGGGCGGGTGCTGGTCGTGCGCAAGCAGGGGACCTCGGTCTTCATGCAGCCCGGCGGCAAGCCCGAACACGGCGAGAGCGCCGCCGAGGCGCTCTCGCGGGAGCTGCACGAGGAGGTCGGGCTGGTGGTGGCCCCCGACGACCTGGAACCGCTCGGGACGTTCGAGGCCGACGCCGCCAACGAGCCCGGACACCGGGTCGTCGCCGCGGCATTCCGCACGACGGCCGAGCCGGCCGAGCTGTCGGCGCGGGCTGAGATCGCCGAACTGCGGTGGATCACACCGGGCGACGTCGCGGCGATGGAACTGGCCCCGCTGAGTCTGGATCACCTGCTCGCCCTCGCCTGGGGCTGACGGCCTCGGCCGGCGGTCGCTGCCGCTGACCTTCTCCTGCCCTAGAGCCCTTGCCAGGCGGGCTTGTTCGCGAAGGCATACCGGTAGTAGTCCGCGAAGCGCAGGTGCGATGCCGCCGCATCGTCCACCACGACGGTGGCGTGCGGGTGCAGCTGGATCGCCGAACCGGGCAGCGACGCCGTGATCGGACCCTCGACGGCGCCCGCGACGGCGGCGGCCTTGCCTTCACCGAACGCCAGCAGCACCAGATGCCGGGCGCGCAGGATCGTGCCGAGACCCTGCGTGATGCAGTGGCGCGGAACGTCGTGGATCGAGTCGAAGAAGCGCGCGTTGTCTTCCCGCGTCTGTCGGGTGAGGGTCTTGACCCGGGTGAGCGAGGCGAACGAGGAACCGGGTTCGTTGAAGCCGATATGGCCGTCCGTGCCGATTCCGAGCAGTTGCAGGTCGACACCCCCGGCGTCCACGAGCGCACGCTCGTAATCCTCTCCGGCGTGCGCGATGCCCTCGCCCGCGCCGTCCGGCACCCGCACGTGCGCAGCGTCCAGCCCCAGCGGCCGGACCACCTCCCGAAGCAGGACCGACCGGTAGCTCTGCGGGTGATCCGGGGCCAGTCCGACGTATTCGTCCAGGGCGAACCCGCGGACCCGGGACACGTCCACCCCGGCGAGCCGGGAGGGCAGCGCCCCGTAGACCACGAGCGGCGTCGACCCGGTCGCGAGCCCGAGCACGGTGTGCGGGTCCCGCCGGATCAGCCGGGCGATCTCCTCGGCGACGATGCCGCCCGCGGTGGCGGCATCCGGAACGATCACGACCTCAGCCATACGCCTGTCTCCCCTCCCGCGAGCCGCGCGGCGCCCCAACCAGGGCGGCGCCCAGAGCCGCAGCCGGCGAGCCGGTGGGCAGCAGCTCGATCCGCTGCTCGAGCCGCAGCGAGCGCATGAACGGCGACGCCTCGGCGCTGGCCGCCAGTTCCCCCGCCACATCCGCGAGAAGCCGCCCACCCAGCCCCGAGACGCCTCCGCCGATCACGACCAGGTCCACATCCGCAGTGAGGACCAGGACCCGAACGGCCGCAGCGACACCGCACGCGAGTCCCGCCCGCAACTGCTGTGCGACCGGGTCGCCGGCCTCGGCGGCGTCGAAGACGTCGCGGACCGGAAGCACCGCCGGTCGTCCCCACCGTTTTGCGATGGCACCGCCGCCGGCCAGCGCCTCGATGCAGCCGCGCTGGCCGCAGCGGCACAGCGGCCCGCGCGGGTCTATCGAGATGTGCCCGACCTCTCCGGCCGTTCCCCGTCCTCCCCGCCACAGTTCCCCGTCGGCGACGATGCCTGCGGCGACCCCGGTGCCCAGATTGAGGTACGCCATCGACCCCGGCGAGCCGGCCGCGGACCCCCTCCGGCTCGTGTGCAGGGCGTGCGCGCCGAACGCGGCCGCCTTCACGTCGTTCTCGACGCGCACCGGCACCCCGAGCTGCCGCCCGACGGCCGCGACCAGGTCCAGCTCCTGGACGCCCAGGTTGACGGCGTGGACCACCCGCGTGGTTCCCGGCTCGACCTGCCCCGGGATGCCGATTCCCACCGACTCGATCGGCCCGCTCGCGGCGGTTTCCGCGGCGAGGGTGCGCACGGCGTGCAGCAGAGTCCGGATCACGGCATCCGGTCCCCATCCCGTCGGCAGCCGCAGGCGGCTGACGATCGCGCCCGTCGCATCGACGGCGACGGCATCGGTCTTGGTCCCGCCGATGTCCAGCCCGATCCTCATCGGCCGTCCCCCGTTCCGGGGCCGGCGCTCTGCGACACGCTCATCAGCCCTTGACCGCCCCCGCGACCAGCCCGCTGGTCATCCGGCCTTGCACGATCAGGAAGAAGATCACGACCGGGATCGCGACCAGCGTGGACCCGGCCATCAGCTCGGCCCAGTTCGTCCCCCCATTCGGGTCCAGGAAGGTGCGCAGCCACACCGGCAGTGTCATGGATTCCGGCCGGGGGTTCAGCACCAGGGCGAACACGAATTCGTTCCACGCCTGGATGAAGCCGAACACGCCCGTCGCGACCAGCCCCGGCGCCAGCAGCGGGAAGGTGATGCGCCAGAACGCCTGCGCACGGCTGAGTCCGTCGATCATCGCGGCCTCCTCCAGTTCGACCGGGACGCCGTTGACGAAGCCGCGGAGCGTCCAGATCGTGAACGGCAGGACGGTGGCGATGTACACCGCGGACAGACCCACCACGGTGTTCAGCAGCGCCCAGCCGTCGATCAGCCGGAAGGTGGAGATGATCATGGCCTCTGCGGGGATCATCTGCACGAGCAGGATCGTGATGATGAACGCGGCGCGGGACCGGAACCGGAATCGCGTGACGGCCAGGGCGGCGAGGAAGGCGAAGACCAGCGCGACGGCGACCGTGAGCAGCGTGACCTGCAGCGAGTTCAGCAGCGCCGGCAGGAACGGTGCCCGTTCGTTGTGGAAGATGACGCCCACGTAGTTCTCGACTGT from Microbacterium sp. zg-B185 includes:
- a CDS encoding carbohydrate ABC transporter permease, with translation MTALARTQPAAPAASTTRRGGRSRRRIGSVLAGAAGIVVFFASVFPVYWMVNTSFQPNAQVRGTQLHFWPDNGTVENYVGVIFHNERAPFLPALLNSLQVTLLTVAVALVFAFLAALAVTRFRFRSRAAFIITILLVQMIPAEAMIISTFRLIDGWALLNTVVGLSAVYIATVLPFTIWTLRGFVNGVPVELEEAAMIDGLSRAQAFWRITFPLLAPGLVATGVFGFIQAWNEFVFALVLNPRPESMTLPVWLRTFLDPNGGTNWAELMAGSTLVAIPVVIFFLIVQGRMTSGLVAGAVKG
- a CDS encoding NUDIX domain-containing protein; this translates as MTAPLIFVSAAVITDAAGRVLVVRKQGTSVFMQPGGKPEHGESAAEALSRELHEEVGLVVAPDDLEPLGTFEADAANEPGHRVVAAAFRTTAEPAELSARAEIAELRWITPGDVAAMELAPLSLDHLLALAWG
- a CDS encoding YrdB family protein, which produces MSDSPRVRPAAPREPGTRAPLSAIDVLALLCELFAFISLAIWGFAAWQFPWNIVIGIGAPVLAILTWALFVSPRAVFEVHPFVRAVVELLVYVSATLAWWSLGLTWVGLVFGVVAVTAGVLAGRRRLA
- a CDS encoding glucosamine-6-phosphate deaminase, coding for MAEVVIVPDAATAGGIVAEEIARLIRRDPHTVLGLATGSTPLVVYGALPSRLAGVDVSRVRGFALDEYVGLAPDHPQSYRSVLLREVVRPLGLDAAHVRVPDGAGEGIAHAGEDYERALVDAGGVDLQLLGIGTDGHIGFNEPGSSFASLTRVKTLTRQTREDNARFFDSIHDVPRHCITQGLGTILRARHLVLLAFGEGKAAAVAGAVEGPITASLPGSAIQLHPHATVVVDDAAASHLRFADYYRYAFANKPAWQGL
- a CDS encoding beta-N-acetylhexosaminidase → MSAPAPSFGVVPAPLSIAADATAAPFRIDGRVRILGDADAAAALTAILTARTGVTVDAPTPSAAESAASAPESASSAPESAPPAPDSASTPRASGPAVELRIEPGAPAESYRLTAEAASVMVTGADAAGLFYGVQTLGQLIVRDRSGFAVPAVRIADRPRFGYRGVMLDVARHFFGVETVKAYIDRAAALKFNALHLHLTDDQGWRIHLDSRPRLTEFAAGTAVGGDVGGFYSTADYREIVRYAASRHMIVVPEVDLPGHTHAVGLAYPDLVEPPDPDHPPGHEDAPPPAAVPYTGTDVGFSSLKIRDEATYDFVADVVGELAAMTPGPYLHIGGDEALRTDPGDFGLFMARATGIVADLGKIPVTWHEAGAAGGIDPSTVGQYWGFTTPADGMADAARAFARDAAGVILSPADAVYLDMKDDPASPLGLIWANGPTSVERAYSWEPTSIIAGVGEDDIVGVEAPMWTETIRTLEDIDRMAFPRIAAAAEVAWSAQNGELRTWESFRSRVGTLGPLWTSLGIRFHPSGEIPWSTD
- a CDS encoding FAD-linked oxidase C-terminal domain-containing protein; translated protein: MSAEPDVVGLLRAALGDRVDTSEAAREGARADKSGHAASGAPLAVVHAHSVADVQATLRIATATRTPVVPRGAGTGLAGAANAGAGEIALSLRGMDRILEVRPDDLLAVVEPGILNADLNAVLAEHGLWWAPDPASRAISTVGGNIATGAGGLLCAKYGVVRDAVLGVDLVLADGRLLKLGHRTVKGVTGLDLTSLVIGSEGTLGVVVGATLKLRRLVPGEVCTLAATFGSVRAAAEASAAVTASGVQPAIMELMDAASLAAVHALLRLDPPTPGAAQLTIQTDGPAAVAECDAIAAVLRAAGGTVIVSRDREEGERLLTIRRSMHPAMETLGTALIEDISVPRSALPAMFDEIARVEREHGVAIPTVAHAGDGNLHPNFVFAAQPDAAGIVEVPAFIWDAADDLFRAALRLGGTLTGEHGVGVLKSRWLADELGADQWDLQRRITRAFDPLGILNPGKVFAP
- a CDS encoding ROK family protein, whose amino-acid sequence is MRIGLDIGGTKTDAVAVDATGAIVSRLRLPTGWGPDAVIRTLLHAVRTLAAETAASGPIESVGIGIPGQVEPGTTRVVHAVNLGVQELDLVAAVGRQLGVPVRVENDVKAAAFGAHALHTSRRGSAAGSPGSMAYLNLGTGVAAGIVADGELWRGGRGTAGEVGHISIDPRGPLCRCGQRGCIEALAGGGAIAKRWGRPAVLPVRDVFDAAEAGDPVAQQLRAGLACGVAAAVRVLVLTADVDLVVIGGGVSGLGGRLLADVAGELAASAEASPFMRSLRLEQRIELLPTGSPAAALGAALVGAPRGSREGRQAYG
- a CDS encoding amidohydrolase family protein is translated as MSTLIHSVRLVDAGRIVESGWVRFEADRVIARGAGDEWRSFAEPGDVVCDGERAAGAGATLTPGFIDIHGHGGAGESYDDGPDGIRAARALHRAHGTTRAVISLVTAPPETLQRRAAMVADLMQTDADILGSHLEGPFLSAGYRGAHEGTLLRPPDADTVTGLLSAGRGTIRQVTIAPDLPGALDAIRMVVDAGAVAAVGHTGADFDLARAAFDAGATILTHAFNAMPPLHHRDPGPVAAAAADPRVTLEVIADGVHLHPALVRIAFALAPGRVALVTDAMAAAGSGDGRYTLGSLGVDVAGGIARLSGGGAIAGSTLTQDAALRCAVAAGVPLAEAVAALTAVPARAVGRAHHLGSLRAGMTADAVLLSRALETVAVWTGGIRD